Below is a genomic region from Pedobacter cryoconitis.
TATGGAGTTAATTGCTGCGACTATTGAAGCGGTTAAGTTAAGGTTACGTCCGATTATCATGACTTCATTAGCATTTATTTTAGGGGTTATTCCTTTGATTATCTCTTCGGGTGCTGGTGCGGTATCTCGTATGACTATTGGATGGACGGTAGCTGCGGGTATGCTTTCGGCAACGATTCTTGCTTTGTTTATTGTTCCTGTACTGTTTGTACTGATCACTAAGCTGGCTTATGGTAAAAAGAAATTAGCCGAGTTAGAGGCGAATTATAAACCAGAAGAACATGCGGATGTGCTGCATGCGGATTAAGCATTACTAATTTTATAAAAAGGCCTTCTCACAATAATTAGTGAGAAGGCCTTTTTTTGTGGGGTTTAGTTTTTTATTAAATACAATAGACTGGGATTTAATTTTTTGGAACTATCTAAATTTGGGAAGAAGGAAAGGAAGAAGAGAAACATGAAATTGCCGGATTTACTGCGCTATCCATTGAAGAAATAGAAAGCGTGTAAATAGAAGTGGCTGTATCGTTAACGATACAGCCACTTCTATTAAGTATATATCTTCTTATTTTACTTCAAAGCTGTAAGTAGCACCTTGCCAGATCGCTTCATAAGCTTTACCCTGATGCTCACCTTTTACCTTTTGGAATTCGGCTACTTCGATCACATATCTTCCTGGCCAGATCGGCGTAAACTGAACATTACCATTTTCATCTGTTTTGGTTTCTTTAGCCCATCCTGAAGGAGAGAATATCGTAACTGTTTTAGCTTTTGCAGCCTCTTTGTTTAAAGATGCAGTTAATTTAATAGTTTGGTTCACTTTTACTGGCGCATTGTTATCCAGTTTTAAATTCAATACGTTAGTGTTTGCCGCAGGGGTACTGATTTTTCCAACGTTAACATTGGTACTCGCCAGAAAGTGATACTTAGTGGTACCGCCAAGTTCTTTGGCTTCATGGCTGACTTCTAAATTGTATGCGCCATTTTTATCAGGTGTAAAGCTGCTTGTAAATGAATTGCTATCTGCCGTAAGCTTCAGCTGAGTTCTTTGCTGATCGGGGCCTACAAGCCATAAAGTGAAGTCTTTGACATCAGAGTACCATTTAGATACATTTTCTCTTTCGTTAGACACATATTCACCATAATAGACTTTTACGGTTTGCGACTGACCGATTTTTCCGGTATTACCGGTTTCTATCCAAAGTGCATGTGCAGAAACTTTGCTGGTGATTAAGCAGAATAAAATGCTCAGGGTTAAAAAGGCTAGTTTTTTCATCTTTATATAATTAATAGGGTTTTAAATTGTCTCCTGTAATTCTGGTTTTGATATTTTAAGAGGTTTGATTTCTTTGACTGAAGCTGATTGCGCAGGCTTCGTATTTTTAGTCCCCTTTTTCTTGAATTTGCGACCATACCAGATCAGAAAACCTGTGATTGGAAGGGAGGCACCAATTAAGGAGGCCAGGAAGGCCAGTACTTTACCAGGAAAGCCAAGAATACTGCCTACATGAATATCGTAATTCATTTTACGGATCTTGCCACCCATTCCGGCATCTGCATAAGATGAGGAATAGATATCATCAGATTTCAGCTCTTTTAAAGTGTGCTGGTCAAAGGTATAGCCTACGTTGTTGTAAAACTGACCTGCACTAGGGTATACTGTAATATTTATAGCAGATTTTGCCTCAGAAGTATCAGGGAAACTGTAATAGAATCCAATTGACTTCGGATGTTTAGCGGCGACTTTCTGCCATGCTAAATCCATCGCTTTTTCCGGGGTGTAAAATTTGTTTGCCTGTAAGGAATCAGACTCCAGCCTTTTGAATTCGGTTAGTTTTTCTCCCGTAGTAACCCAGTATAAACCTTCGCTATACCATTGAATACCATAAACCATACCTGTAAGTGCTATAGCCAGCAGGAACAGCAGGGAGTAAAATCCAAGCACATTATGAAGATCAAGGTTTACTCTTTTAAAAGAAGCCCCCCATTTAATCTTAAAGCTTTTATCGCGGGTAGATTTGTTCCATTTTTTAGGATACCACCAGATCATTCCTGTAATCAACAGTACTACAAATACCATTGTACCATAGTTTACGATAGGTCTTCCGATTTTATAGGGCATCCATAGAAAGCGGTGGCCGTTCAGTATAAACCTGAAAAAATCAGCTTCCCCTTTTTTACGTTCTACTGAACTAACTACCCTTCCTGTGTAGGGATTAATCTTTAAGGTCACTCCACCACTTCTGCGTTCTTTGGATTTTGGGTCTTTCAGAGCGAGTGTGATGACACGCCCTTGCTGATAGGTAGCATAAGAAGCGGTCAGCTTCGGGTACAAACCTTTTGCAATGGTGGTCAGCTGAGTAGGAGTGAGAACGGCCTTATCTTGTTTTTCTACTTTAGTCTCTGGCTCAAGCAGCGCAGTAATCTCTTCATTGAATACCCATATACAGGCAGTAATACAAACTATTAAAACGATAACTCCGGAAGCAAGGCCCAGCCAAAGGTGCAGCCATTTATTGATCCTTGTAAAGAGTGAATCCGTTTTTTTCTTTTTTTGAGGGGTTTGCTTAGTTCCGGTAATCATTATTTGTTGTATGTTATAAAAAAGAATAAAGTTGCCTGATAAAAATTTGCATGTGTTATTTCTTTTGTGTTTATTTAGACTTGTTATTAACAATAGGCAAAAATAACGTATTCGAACTACGAGTTTTGCAGCAAAGTGTACGAAATCAGCAGTCGGAATGGTAGAAGTTTATATTAAACAAGGGGAAGATATATTGATTGAGTCAATCAGTATCAGTAAACGAGCACATGTTTCTGTGCATAAAGCAAGTGTAAAATCAATAGACTCAGGAACTTTATTGTTTCTTCCGGATACTACTTTTGATAATAATTTTGCTGCTACTTTACCTGTTGAGCTTTCTGGTCATCAGTTGTATAAAATTGGATATGATATTCAGAAAGTATTGAATGAGCTTACCGGCCGCAGTTTGGGTAAGTATGCTAATTTTTATACGAAG
It encodes:
- a CDS encoding DUF4198 domain-containing protein codes for the protein MKKLAFLTLSILFCLITSKVSAHALWIETGNTGKIGQSQTVKVYYGEYVSNERENVSKWYSDVKDFTLWLVGPDQQRTQLKLTADSNSFTSSFTPDKNGAYNLEVSHEAKELGGTTKYHFLASTNVNVGKISTPAANTNVLNLKLDNNAPVKVNQTIKLTASLNKEAAKAKTVTIFSPSGWAKETKTDENGNVQFTPIWPGRYVIEVAEFQKVKGEHQGKAYEAIWQGATYSFEVK
- a CDS encoding PepSY-associated TM helix domain-containing protein gives rise to the protein MITGTKQTPQKKKKTDSLFTRINKWLHLWLGLASGVIVLIVCITACIWVFNEEITALLEPETKVEKQDKAVLTPTQLTTIAKGLYPKLTASYATYQQGRVITLALKDPKSKERRSGGVTLKINPYTGRVVSSVERKKGEADFFRFILNGHRFLWMPYKIGRPIVNYGTMVFVVLLITGMIWWYPKKWNKSTRDKSFKIKWGASFKRVNLDLHNVLGFYSLLFLLAIALTGMVYGIQWYSEGLYWVTTGEKLTEFKRLESDSLQANKFYTPEKAMDLAWQKVAAKHPKSIGFYYSFPDTSEAKSAINITVYPSAGQFYNNVGYTFDQHTLKELKSDDIYSSSYADAGMGGKIRKMNYDIHVGSILGFPGKVLAFLASLIGASLPITGFLIWYGRKFKKKGTKNTKPAQSASVKEIKPLKISKPELQETI